Proteins from a genomic interval of Arachis hypogaea cultivar Tifrunner chromosome 10, arahy.Tifrunner.gnm2.J5K5, whole genome shotgun sequence:
- the LOC112716478 gene encoding methylsterol monooxygenase 1-1, producing MLPYGSLSEAEIAMGRNLTVAETLWFNYSATKSDYFLYCHNILFLFLIFSLAPLPYVFIEIMHLYPFDSYKIQPKVRLSLQEMLNCYKDVMRMFLLVVGPLQLVSYPSIQMIGIRMGLPLPSVWEVVAQLVVYFLIEDYTNYWLHRFLHMNRWGYENIHKVHHEYEAPIGFAAPYAHWAEILLLGIPSFLGPAIVPGHVITFWLWIALRQIEAIDTHKGYEFPWAITKLIPFYGGADHHDYHHYVGGQSHSNFASVFTYCDYVYGTDKGYRYQKKILKKLKEDLANVVEQNGGSYKKSD from the exons ATGCTTCCGTATGGGTCCCTCTCGGAGGCAGAGATCGCCATGGGCCGTAACCTCACCGTGGCAGAGACTTTGTGGTTCAACTACTCAGCGACCAAGTCGGACTACTTTCTGTACTGCCACAACATCCTGTTTCTGTTCCTAATCTTCAGCCTAGCCCCACTCCCTTATGTCTTCATTGAGATCATGCACCTCTATCCCTTCGACTCCTACAAGATCCAGCCCAAGGTCCGCCTCTCCCTCCAAGAAATGCTTAATTGCTACAAGGACGTCATGCGCATGTTCTTGCTTGTTGTCGGTCCCCTCCAACTCGTTTCCTATCCTTCCATTCAG ATGATTGGGATCAGGATGGGGCTTCCATTGCCATCAGTGTGGGAGGTGGTGGCACAGCTCGTGGTGTATTTCTTGATAGAGGACTACACAAACTACTGGCTTCATAGGTTCCTGCACATGAACAGGTGGGGGTATGAGAACATTCACAAGGTGCACCATGAGTATGAGGCTCCAATTGGTTTTGCCGCGCCGTATGCGCATTGGGCAGAGATCCTTCTCCTTGGGATTCCGTCGTTCCTTGGTCCAGCAATTGTCCCTGGTCACGTGATCACCTTCTGGTTGTGGATAGCGTTGCGCCAGATTGAAGCCATTGACACACACAAAGG GTATGAGTTTCCCTGGGCTATCACAAAACTCATTCCATTTTATGGTGGCGCTGATCATCATGATTACCATCATTATGTTGGAGGACAAAGCCATAGCAATTTCGCTTCAGTTTTCACATACTGTGATTATGTCTATGGCACTGACAAG GGCTATCGTTATCAGAAGAAAATACTAAAGAAG TTGAAGGAAGACTTGGCTAATGTCGTCGAGCAGAACGGAGGATCATACAAGAAATCTGACTAA